A stretch of the Corylus avellana chromosome ca6, CavTom2PMs-1.0 genome encodes the following:
- the LOC132184878 gene encoding disease resistance protein Roq1-like has translation MHDLLQEMGREIVRQESPKEPGERSRLWFDEDVRYVLEENTGTNKVEGILIDLPEPDLIYLSPKAFKKMKRLRLLIIRNAHLSKEPNFLSNELRVIDWVEYPGEYFPSNFRGKNLVILRMAHSRIKILEGVQQFQNLTTMNFFKCKFLEQIPDVSRIPNLESLKLVDCENLVEVHKSVGFLDQLVELIIISCSNLRRFPKRFKLRSLKYLKFFGCSMLKNFPEIECQMECLEDIYCYDTGIEELPSSVGCLVGLKKLHLDNSQNLMNFPDSIYQLQHLEELSFHDCYSLKELPSSTGYLGRIKELNLYSCTNLTNFSGPNFLRALGCGSMLYRLNLSGSGIVTLPRCIEIFVGLKVLSLNECKHLREILGLPPNIDKVRARGCASLEIFLEGIRRSQLFNTEDPPELVGVGTEIPAQQSLRELDLSGSAIVSLPTWFNRFVKLEELRLENCKRLQKILGLPPNVIKVSTWNCLSLEVFLGEARRCQLFNTCVPPDPLRVEMVSLALKPFEQKFQLECSFNNLEHLDLSGSAIISLPTFNIFVRLRSLNLKCCKQLREVPELPRNIEYVYLGRCTSLERLPFNNIYDLPKLRWIDFSDCSEQIGNAVHNQLFSEGHPKVYGFQCIYPGNRIPDCFSYCKEVSNTNFCKIDTRPLHFDYENARFAFFAVIRKMDGQDEGFFQIDVKFLNNGQKIERDSSTVTYASAKSDHVWLNYRGSYHSHLKTDNLQVIFELKNQFRVLSASGFFKSCGFHIEDRYEEKATSLMDGVQLSKRRRDDDDAGNIEPNWY, from the exons ATGCATGACTTGCtgcaagaaatgggtagagaaattgttagGCAAGAATCACCCAAAGAACCTGGCGAACGTAGTAGGCTATGGTTTGATGAAGATGTTCGTTATGTCCTAGAAGAAAATACG GGAACAAACAAAGTTGAGGGCATATTGATAGATTTGCCTGAACCAGACTTGATATACTTGAGTCCCAAAGCCTTTAAGAAGATGAAAAGACTCAGGCTACTTATAATCCGCAATGCACATCTTTCTAAAGAGCctaattttctctctaatgaGTTAAGAGTGATAGATTGGGTTGAATATCCCGGAGAatattttccatccaattttcGTGGAAAGAACCTTGTGATTTTAAGAATGGCTCATAGTCGCATCAAGATATTGGAGGGAGTTCag CAATTCCAAAACTTGACAACTATGAATTTCTTTAAGTGTAAATTCCTTGAACAAATTCCTGATGTTTCAAGGATCCCAAATTTAGAGTCGTTGAAACTTGTTGATTGCGAAAATCTAGTTGAGGTTCATAAATCTGTTGGATTCCTTGATCAACTTGTTGAGTTGATCATTATATCTTGCTCTAATCTTAGAAGATTTCCGAAAAGGTTCAAGTTGAGATCTCtaaaatatctcaaattttttgGTTGTTCAATGCTCAAGAACTTTCCTGAAATTGAGTGTCAAATGGAATGTTTAGAGGATATCTACTGTTATGATACTGGTATAGAAGAACTGCCTTCATCTGTTGGCTGCCTTGTTGGACTTAAAAAATTACATCTAGACAATTCCCAAAACCTTATGAATTTTCCAGATAGCATTTATCAATTGCAACATTTAGAGGAACTTTCTTTCCATGATTGTTATAGTTTAAAAGAACTTCCTTCATCCACTGGGTACTTAGGTAGGATAAAGGAATTAAATCTATACAGTTGCACAAATCTTACGAATTTTTCAGGCCCAAATTTCTTAAGGGCACTTGGTTGTGGCTCCATGTTGTACCGTTTAAATCTATCAGGGAGTGGTATTGTTACCCTTCCTCGATGTATCGAAATTTTTGTTGGATTGAAGGTCCTTTCTTTGAATGAATGCAAGCACCTTCGAGAAATTCTAGGACTTCCACCAAATATAGATAAGGTGAGAGCCAGAGGGTGCGCGTCGCTGGAAATATTTTTAGAAGGAATTAGAAGATCTCAATTGTTTAATACAGAGGACCCACCAGAGCTTGTGGGGGTTGGAACTGAAATTCCAGCACAACAATCATTGAGAGAGCTAGATTTATCAGGTAGCGCTATTGTTAGCCTTCCTACATGGTTCAACAGATTTGTCAAATTGGAGGAGCTTCGGTTGGAAAATTGCAAGCGACTTCAAAAAATTCTAGGACTTCCACCAAATGTAATAAAAGTGTCTACTTGGAATTGCTTGTCATTAGAAGTATTTTTAGGAGAAGCTAGAAGATGTCAACTGTTTAATACATGTGTCCCACCAGATCCTTTGCGGGTTGAAATGGTATCTTTGGCACTAAAGCCATTCGAACAGAAGTTTCAACTTGAATGCTCGTTCAACAATTTGGAACATCTAGATCTAAGCGGTAGCGCTATTATTAGCCTTCCTACGTTCAACATATTTGTTAGGTTGAGAAGCCTTAACTTGAAATGTTGCAAGCAACTTCGAGAAGTTCCAGAGCTTCCACGAAATATAGAGTATGTATATTTGGGTCGATGCACTTCATTGGAAAGACTTccatttaataatatatacgATTTACCAAAGCTTCGCTGGATTGACTTCTCCGATTGCTCTGAACAGATAGGGAATGCTGTACACAATCAATTATTCAGTGag GGACATCCTAAGGTCTATGGATTTCAGTGTATATATCCAGGAAATAGGATTCCAGATTGCTTCAGCTATTGTAAAGAGGTTTCAAATactaatttttgtaaaatagaTACCAGGCCTCTACATTTTGATTATGAGAATGCAAGATTTGCTTTCTTTGCTGTTATTAGAAAGATGGATGGACAAGATGAAGGTTTTTTTCAGATTGATGTTAAATTCTTGAATAATGGTCAAAAAATCGAACGTGATTCCTCTACAGTGACATATGCGTCAGCCAAGTCAGATCATGTATGGTTAAATTACAGAGGTTCATACCATTCTCATCTAAAGACGGATAATCTTCAAGTTATATTTGAATTAAAGAATCAATTCAGGGTTCTTTCAGCATCAGGGTTCTTTAAAAGTTGTGGATTCCATATAGAAGATAGATATGAAGAGAAAGCGACAAGTTTAATGGATGGTGTTCAACTTTCTAAGAGACGccgtgatgatgatgatgctggcAACATAGAACCCAATTGGTACTGA
- the LOC132185526 gene encoding disease resistance protein RPV1-like produces the protein MAFIGDSSSFSSSVTRQWAHDVFLSFRGEDTRNNFTAHLYAALCQNGINTYIDNDLQRGENISPALLKAIEKSRISVIVLSQNYASSSWCLDELSKILECKERKRQIVLPLFYKVDPSEVRYQKNSFEKAFVKHEERFKDDQIKVQRWKTALTQVANLSGCDLRNRNEHDFIQEIIEWVNLMLVKETTYLQVAQYPVGIESRVQDVKALLDIKNKDNKCMVGIIGTGGIGKTTLAKAIYNSITSQFEGSCFLENIRENSSQKNGLVNLQNKLLSKILRGSSQMVDNVDQGVTLIEKRLHLKMILLVLDDVDELVQLERLAGKIDWFGLGSRIIITTRNKHLLRAHDRVDSIYHVNGLGKYEALQLFSWNAFKSDKPNGNYVEVIEDAIRYCGGLPLALIVLGSTLKGRDILYWKSKLDETSCRICSRNDRRLSFPLRQWY, from the exons ATGGCCTTCATCGGagattcttcctctttctcctcttcCGTCACCCGTCAATGGGCTCATGATGTATTCTTGAGCTTTAGAGGCGAAGATACTAGAAACAATTTTACTGCTCATCTATATGCAGCTCTGTGTCAAAATGGAATCAACACTTATATAGATAACGACCTCCAAAGAGGAGAGAATATTTCCCCAGCCCTTCTCAAAGCTATTGAAAAGTCAAGAATTTCAGTCATTGTACTCTCTCAAAACTATGCATCTTCCTCGTGGTGCTTGGATGAACTTTCGAAGATCCTTGAgtgtaaagaaagaaagagacaaaTTGTTCTACCATTGTTTTACAAGGTAGATCCATCAGAAGTACGatatcaaaaaaatagttttgaaaaaGCATTTGTCAAACATGAAGAAAGATTCAAAGATGATCAAATAAAGGTGCAAAGGTGGAAGACAGCCCTAACACAAGTAGCCAATTTGTCCGGGTGCGATTTAAGGAACAG GAATGAGCATGACTTTATTCAGGAAATCATTGAATGGGTGAATTTGATGTTAGTAAAAGAGACGACATATTTGCAAGTTGCCCAGTATCCAGTTGGAATAGAGTCTCGAGTACAAGATGTGAAGGCCCTTTTAGATATAAAGAACAAAGACAATAAATGCATGGTAGGGATCATCGGAACTGGTGGAATCGGTAAAACAACTCTAGCCAAAGCCATCTACAACTCGAtaacttctcaatttgaaggtagttgttttcttgaaaacattagaGAAAATTCCAGCCAAAAGAATGGTTTGgtcaatttacaaaataaacttttatcAAAGATCTTAAGAGGTTCAAGTCAAATGGTTGACAATGTTGATCAAGGTGTTACTTTGATAGAGAAGAGGCTTCACCTAAAAATGATACttttagttcttgatgatgtggatgagTTAGTCCAATTAGAAAGGTTAGCTGGAAAAATTGATTGGTTTGGcttaggaagtagaatcattataACAACAAGAAATAAACATTTACTTCGTGCACATGATCGAGTTGATTCAATTTACCATGTTAATGGGTTGGGTAAGTATGAGGCTCTTCAGCTTTTTAGTTGGAATGCCTTCAAAAGTGACAAACCTAATGGCAATTATGTTGAAGTCATAGAAGATGCAATACGTTATTGTGGTGGATTGCCACTAGCTTTAATAGTGCTCGGCTCTACTCTAAAAGGTAGAGACATACTCTATTGGAAAAGCAAATTGGACGA GACATCGTGTAGAATATGTTCGAGAAATGATAGACGGTTGTCGTTTCCACTCAGACAGTGGTATTGA